The following is a genomic window from Rhododendron vialii isolate Sample 1 chromosome 9a, ASM3025357v1.
ATTTTCGAAAATGCTTCGATACACATTCTTTTTTAAGGACATATAGTATGCATCCAATAAAAAACTCAGATCACGTCACATAAGCAAAATGTGACCTGAAGAGCTTCCAAGTTTCAACGTGTAAGCTCAAACAACCATGGATCTGATGAACTCAATAAAACGGTCTAAGTTGCAGTAAGACGATCCACCTCCGCTCACAGCTTCTTTTGCCATCTTGGCCATTCGATCTGTCGATTTGATGAACTCATCTTTCCTCACGACCATCAGATCTCTAACCAtcttctcgattataactcgaTCACAAGTATCTTTCATATCGAGTCCAATCTTCCACACCTCGCTCACAAATCTACTATTAATCATCTGATCAGCAAAGTAAGGCCAACAAATCATCGGCACTCTCGCAACTATACTCTCCAAAGTTGAGTTCCACCCGCTGTGCGTCAAAAACCCACCAATAGCGCCATGGTTCAGGACCTCTTCCTGTGGAGCCCACCCAACCATGTAACCCCTTTCCTTAGTACCCTCCAAAATCTCCGCCGGAATCTGACTCTCCCCATCTTTTCCGGCGATGGAGTCCGGCCTCATAACCCATAAAAAGTGTTGCCCGCTATTTACCAACCCATACCAAAACTCCATGAGTTGGTCCCTTGACAAAACTGTAATGCTTCCGAAGCTCACATAGATAACTGATTTTGGGGGTTTTCTGTCGAGCCATTCAATGCAGGATCGATCTTCTTCCCAGAAGCTACCAGAAGTCGTCGacggcggcgtggtggtggttTTTTCCTCAGATAGTCGGGATTTCAGGTGGGCGTGGAGGGGTCCGATTGTGAACAGATTGGGCATTCGGGTCCGAATGTGAGAGAGAACCGGTCCTTCTAAGTCTTCGAAGGAGTTGAGAATTACGGCTTGGGCTCGAGGGGTTTGTCGGGTCTCATTTTTTATTACTTGAAAACGTGGGTCGGATACTTCGTCGACCCGACAGAACCCGGGCAAGTCACGGCGCCGGAGAAACCCTTCCATTCCGGGTACGCTTTTTACCTGTAGGTCCATTCCATTTCCTGTGGGAATTAAGATAAAATGAGTTTGTGCAAATTCCATTTTCACAGTCAGAACAATGCAATACCAAACTATAGGATTCATCTTGATTCACACGAACCACACTCTTCTTCAACTTAAATTCGCACTAGAGGTCGGGatacacgcgatgcgtgtgcatgTCGAATTTTAACAAAACTTGATCAAACAAATAATAAGTGAGAAGCTATTGAGCAAATTTTGCGAAAATTAATCAAAAATCAATGTAAATACAATGTTTCCGTAAATTTTGTGAAAGTGAAAGTAGGCCgaacaaattggaacggagggattACAAAACAGAAGAATAGTACCTTTGAGAGGAACTTCACCAGCTTCAATGATTTCCTCATAACAGAAACAAGCCCAGAACGAACAAGCGCTGACCGTTCGAAAATAAACAAGCTGAATCCCCTTCTCCAAAGCAAAATCGCCGGCGAAACTCAAAACCCCGTCGGCTATGATACACGTCACCGGCCGCCTATCTTCAGACCTCAGGCAATCGGTGGCCACCATCATCTCCTTGAACAGCGGCCCCGTCACGTTCTTTATCGAAGGCATGATGTCCATGACCCTCTCGCCGGCGCGCGGGTGGTCCTCGGGGAGGCCGTCGGAGATGGTCTGGAAGCGGAACCCGGGGTAGCGGGAGAAGCGGGAGTGGATGTCGGCGTGGCGGAGGAGGCGGCGGTGGCTGAAGTCGGAGACGAGGAAGGTGACGTGGACGGCGGCGAGGGAGAGGAGTTCGGCGAGCTTGAGCATGGAGTTTACGTGGCCTTGGATGGGTACGGGGAAGATAAGCACGTGAGGCGGGAGTGGGGATTTTTCTTGGTGACCCATCGGAGTAGGGATTTTTCTCGCCGTTGAACTGGTTCCAAGTACGCAGATCTACCGGTTCAATTATTGGTTCTTTTGTATGGAGTGTTCTATAAAGTTTGAAAAATGATTGCCTGACTTTGTCAGATTTGTATGGTCATCAAAATGGACGGAAAGAGTATAATACTGGTCTCGCGCTGCACGCGTTTGCAATGAGATGTTTGTATGTGCCTTTATtatacttttctctctctctctctctctctggtctcgCGCTGCACGCGTTTGCAATGAGATGTTTATATTTGCCTTTATtatacttttctctctctctctctctctctctctctctctccatttttaaGTTGAAGGACTAgaatataaaaagaaataattggGATGGCTAAAATTTCACCCAACCGACAACACTAAACAAGTCGAAGCTTTCATTTGAAGAG
Proteins encoded in this region:
- the LOC131300149 gene encoding 7-deoxyloganetic acid glucosyl transferase-like, encoding MGHQEKSPLPPHVLIFPVPIQGHVNSMLKLAELLSLAAVHVTFLVSDFSHRRLLRHADIHSRFSRYPGFRFQTISDGLPEDHPRAGERVMDIMPSIKNVTGPLFKEMMVATDCLRSEDRRPVTCIIADGVLSFAGDFALEKGIQLVYFRTVSACSFWACFCYEEIIEAGEVPLKGNGMDLQVKSVPGMEGFLRRRDLPGFCRVDEVSDPRFQVIKNETRQTPRAQAVILNSFEDLEGPVLSHIRTRMPNLFTIGPLHAHLKSRLSEEKTTTTPPSTTSGSFWEEDRSCIEWLDRKPPKSVIYVSFGSITVLSRDQLMEFWYGLVNSGQHFLWVMRPDSIAGKDGESQIPAEILEGTKERGYMVGWAPQEEVLNHGAIGGFLTHSGWNSTLESIVARVPMICWPYFADQMINSRFVSEVWKIGLDMKDTCDRVIIEKMVRDLMVVRKDEFIKSTDRMAKMAKEAVSGGGSSYCNLDRFIEFIRSMVV